The following coding sequences are from one Haliotis asinina isolate JCU_RB_2024 chromosome 3, JCU_Hal_asi_v2, whole genome shotgun sequence window:
- the LOC137279251 gene encoding Golgi SNAP receptor complex member 2-like — protein sequence MESLYHQTNKLLHEVQGDLGKMERCPADSVHVIENEIQAKIDHVISYSERLTLLVNKEPPTRRANAKLRVDQLKYDCQHLQAALRQLQHKRYVREEEEREREALLTTSFTANDDTSIFIDASVQHHSRLQNAHRGLDDAIGSSSSILQNLRDQRGTLKGVHKKILDITNHLGLTNTVMRIIERRTAQDKIIFFVGVIVTCIIMYLVWKYLS from the exons ATGGAGTCTTTGTACCACCAAACCAACAAATTATTGCACGAAGTGCAAGGCGACCTGGGGAAGATGGAACGTTGCCCAGCTGACAGTGTCCACGTTATCgaaaatgaaattcaagcaAAGATTGACCATGTTATAAGTTATTCAGAACGGCTAACGCTGCTAGTCAATAAAGAACCCCCAACCCGGAGAGCAAACGCCAAACTACGAGTGGACCAGCTGAAGTACGACTGCCAGCACCTACAAGCTGCCCTCCGCCAGTTGCAACATAAAAG GTATGTtcgagaagaagaagaaagggAAAGAGAGGCTCTTCTTACAACATCTTTCACCGCCAATGATGACACTTCCATCTTTATTGACGCATCTGTCCAGCATCATAGTCGGCTTCAGAATGCCCATCGGGGATTGGATGATGCCATCGGTTCTAGTTCAAGCATTCTGCAGAATCTTCGCGATCAGAGAGGTACATTGAAAGGAGTGCACAAGAAAATTTTGGACATCACTAACCATCTTGGTTTGACTAATACAGTGATGAGAATTATTGAACGAAGAACTGCTCAAGATAAGATTATCTTCTTTGTTGGGGTTATAGTCACTTGTATTATCATGTATCTTGTATGGAAGTATCTTTCATAA